In the genome of Notamacropus eugenii isolate mMacEug1 chromosome 5, mMacEug1.pri_v2, whole genome shotgun sequence, one region contains:
- the LOC140508677 gene encoding olfactory receptor 52P1-like, whose protein sequence is MTHLNHTIQEPLVFFLLGIPGLESIHLWFSIPVCCLAVATILGNVTILAVIATEPILHKPVYLFLRMLSSMDLAVSITILPKLLAILWFGAGHISAAACLAQMFFIHAFCILESTVLLAMAFDHYIAICDPLHYATILTDTVISQIGLASVLHGFLLMFPFPFLIGRLSFCHSHVIPHTYCEHMAVVKLACGNTIPNRVYGLTTALLSIGVDVLFIGLSYVLIECAVLRLASHEARAKAMGTCGSHICVILISYTPAFFSFFTHHFGHHVPLHIHILLANVYLLFPPTLNPIVYGVKTKEI, encoded by the coding sequence ATGACACATTTAAACCACACCATTCAGGAACCCCTCGTCTTCTTTCTCCTTGGTattccaggcttggagtcaatCCACCTATGGTTCTCCATACCTGTGTGCTGCCTGGCTGTGGCTACTATCTTAGGTAATGTGACCATCCTGGCTGTGATTGCTACTGAGCCTATCCTGCATAAGCCTGTGTACTTATTCCTCCGCATGCTCTCCTCCATGGACCTGGCTGTATCCATTACCATATTGCCCAAACTTCTGGCCATCCTATGGTTTGGGGCTGGGCACAtttctgctgctgcctgcctggcCCAGATGTTTTTCATTCATGCCTTCTGCATCCTGGAGTCCACAGTGCTGCTAGCCATGGCCTTTGATCATTACATTGCCATCTGTGACCCACTGCATTATGCTACCATCCTAACTGACACAGTCATTTCTCAGATTGGCTTGGCTTCTGTGCTACATGGTTTCCTGCTGatgtttcctttcccctttcttattGGGCGCTTGAGCTTCTGCCATAGCCATGTGATTCCACACACATATTGTGAACATATGGCTGTGGTGAAATTGGCTTGTGGGAACACCATACCCAATCGTGTGTATGGTTTGACGACAGCATTGCTTTCCATTGGGGTTGATGTGCTCTTCATTGGCCTCTCCTATGTACTCATTGAATGTGCTGTCCTGCGACTCGCATCTCATGAAGCCAGGGCTAAGGCCATGGGAACCTGTGGCTCCCACATCTGTGTCATCCTCATCTCCTATACAcctgccttcttttccttctttacccATCATTTTGGTCATCATGTCCCACTTCACATCCATATTCTCCTGGCAAATGTTTACCTACTGTTCCCACCAACTCTTAACCCCATTGTCTATGGTGTAAAGACCAAAGAGATCTGA